AACCATCGACCTCGTCAATTTCTTTTGAAAGCACCTTTCCATTGGCATTCATTGCATCCAAGAAAATTTTAGTACCTGGTATACCATCAAGATTTAAAGCGCCTTCTTGATATCGCCATGTAAAAGATACAAGTGGAGCTTGTTTTATAGTAGTAGATTTATATCCCCCTATGCCTACATAGGTAGCTATAGCTAATATCACAATCACGAGAACTATTGCAATTCTTTTCATAAAAAAAGTATAGCACAGGTTCAAATTCTTAGTTTTGGCAACAAAAAAACTTACAGACTAAGAGTACTTAATTGTCCGAACCTACTTGTTTATCCTTCAACAGGGGAGGATACTCGGAAAGTTTCCAAAACAAATTTAAAATAAAAGTCATTGACTTTATAAAATACTTTGCTATAATAATTTCAAACAAAAACTAAGCGTTATGGCAGAAAAAAACGGTTTGACCAATGTAAAATTGGTCGCATCTATTTTACGTGCTCTCAATCATAAGTTGAGACAGAGCATGATGGAATTAATGGAGAATAAGCCGGGAATCACCGTCACAGAAATATACGCCAAGTTGCACTTGGAACAGTCTGTGGCATCACAACATCTTGCTATCCTGCGACAGGCGGGAATTGTAAAGATCGAACGAGACAAGAAAATGATTCGCTATTCTTTAAACAAGGAGCGAATCAAAGAAATCGATTTGCTGCTTCAAAAAATTGTTGCAGGGCATAAGTCGATAACCAAAGCCTGAGTCAAAAAAGCATCCCAAAATACCGGGGTGCTTCTTCTTTTGTCAGACCTTCACCACATTCACAATGTTCACGTGCTCCGAATGTGAATGTTCGGAGAGTAATAATTGAAACTACTAGTTAAACAATAACAGTAAATTACCTTTATTTCTCAGCTAACTGCTTTAATGTTTCTAGGGCTTTTGGCCACATACCGTTAAACATATCCTTGTACTCATCTTTCACGTTAATGTCTATAATCAATTCAGTTCCACCATCTTTTTCCTTGAACGTGTAGTTTTCAAAATACAACTCATCAGGTCCATAGCTATTTTCCTTGCCCTGCATGATTTCACCCGAGTATTTGATAGAAATAAATTCACCTGGTCTGGATTCTTGTATTTTTCCGATCATCCCTGAAATAGTGCCATTTTTTTCCTTGCCTAAAAACTTAATATCACTTCCTTCATCCCAACCACCTTCAACATATGATTGTGCTGTGGGGTCAGGATTAAAAACTGATGTCCATTGCTTGTATGTTTCTTCGCCTAGCATTGTGTCCCAAACTTTTTGCTGAGGAGCATTGATATCAATTGTATAGTGTAAATGTTCCATATGTGTATTATTGATTATTCTAATAAAGTTATTATAACAAAACACCTGCTTTTAACAGATGTGTCTTGTTGGCTCCGAACCTGCTCGCCCGACCTCTGGTGGGGAGGATAATCAGAAGAGTTTGGCAAGGAAGTAAAAAAACCTGCTGGTGCAGGTTTTAAGCTAATCTTTAGCTAATGGTTAGTGATAGAGTACTACTTGTGGATCTGCTTTCTCAATTGCGCTGAAGATTATTGGAAGATGAGCTTTGTTCCAAAGTTTCTCTTCCAAAGAGAGTGCAATAGGGCCACTGTTCTGTATTTTGTTTAAGCAGCTCTGAAGTGTACTGATATCTTCTATTTCATTCTCTGCATGCAATTTGTAACAGACAATGCCATGGTAAGTATGGTCACTCTTCTTTATTTCAATGATCTCACCAAGTTTTCTCTGTCTAAAATAATTAAACTCTGGAACTATTTTAGTTTTAACAAGTAATCCTGCAAAACTACTCACTCCTTTTTTTGCGTAAAATTGGCTGCTTAAATCGTTGTATCCTGAGGGTGGGTACATATAGATACCATCTGTATTCAGGAGCACTGCAATGTCATGGCACCTAGTTGTGAGAATTGATTCGAGGGATACGTGTTTGAGTAGCATAGCTTTATTTATTGATTAGGAATGTGAAAAAACTATCTGGATATATACTACAATATCATTTTATTTAGTCAACTCATGCTCCAAGCTTGGGAGGATATTCGGAAGGGGATGGTAAAAATAAAAAGCCAACTAAATGAGTTGGCTTCTCTAATCATTTCCTTCTCAACAAAAAAGAAATTCCTTACACTTGTCTCTAACGGCTCTACAATGACTCATTTGTTTTAAGGTAGTGATAATTTCTAAATTTGGCTTATCTTTTTTGAGCAAAATGTTGACTGCGAAAAGAGCTTCTTCATCTGAATATTCATTATTTTTAGCCTTAGCTATCTTATATAGTTCATCATCGGACATTTTTTTGATTTGCCTTTTCTTCTGTTCATTTTGTACTTCAGTGGCAAGATTTTTTAGCTCTTCATCAGTCATGGTTTTTGTTTCTTTCATTTTATTACGTATTGAATTGGTTCCCACAAAAGCCAGAAGCTTCTCTGGAAACCAATCAAATACCATGTGAAAGGGCAGTGCTGTTCTCTACATTACTACGATATTGTTTTTTGTCAAACCTTCCTTCGGACATGTCTCTTCCTGCCAGGTTCACAACATACACAACGTTCACTTGACTCCGAACTTGGGACGATGCTCCCGATTTATTAAATTGTACTCAATTTGTTTAAATCGCAGTCCTGTTAAGGGTTCGGAAAGAGTTTGATAGAAAATTAAAAAGACCAACACTCGGTTGGTCTTAAATCAGACTCGGATCATTCTTGAACAAAAAAGGTTTTCTCTTTTCAATAAATTGGATAATCAGTAAGCATAAGACTCCCATAAGTGCGTTATACCAAATACAATCTACTGAATAAGCGTTGCTTTTTATTTTGAAAAGCCAAACAAAAATTGCTGAAATAGAGGTGCCAAAGAAAAACTGACTAAGGAGCTCTAATCCCTTAACACGCTTTACTAATAGAGAGACAAGTATTGTTATGACAAATAACAATACTGTGAAATAAAACCAATGTTCATGACTGTCGTTGCGAAAATGGAAAAGTTCACAGAAGAAATTTTGCACAGCTATTAAGTTTTATAGTGTTAAAGAACTGATATTATAATAGCATAAAATATTACAATAGTCAACTATGTTCCGAACGTGGATGTTCGGAAGGGTCTATCAAGAAAAGTTAATCACTCTATAAAAAGTATTTATAGGTAAGGAGGATGATTCCGATAAGAGAAAGAGATACAGAAAGGACTTTTGCACTTTTATCTGGTAGCTTATTAAGTATTTTTTTTCCATAGTGTTGAGCTAATAGTAGGAAGGGGATAACGGTAACTACAAGGATAAGGTCTCTTGCATTAAGATGGTTATGAAATAGAATAATAATTCCAGTTACAAAAAACACTGAAAGTCCAAGAGTTGAGCCAATTGCTCGCACAGAGACTTCAGAAACTACTGTTCGCAAGTAATTGTTTCTAATATCTGCCCCAGGTAAACCTCCCCCTTGTAGAAAACCAGAAAATAGTGCAACCATACTAAGCTTTGCTCTGTGCACAGACTCAATTGGTGTTTGGTCTGTTGAAACGTGTCGAAGTGTCTTGTAGATAAAATATATTGATGCAATTACAACGACTGCAGCTAAAAGTTTTGCACTCATATATGAAATAAGGGTACCACCTAAGATTGCTCCAATGATTGAGAAGGGCATAAGAGCTTTTACAATATCCAGATTCCTCTTTTCAGTAAATGCTTCTTTTCTAAATAAATAGACTCGATGTATACCACTAAAGAAAAAAATAAATGCACCAATCCCTATTGCTCTTTGGGGGTCTGTAAAGAACGCAGTTACAGGATTGATAATCATTGATCCAGAAGTTTGAACAACGATGTTTATAAATG
The Candidatus Nomurabacteria bacterium genome window above contains:
- a CDS encoding SRPBCC domain-containing protein; protein product: MEHLHYTIDINAPQQKVWDTMLGEETYKQWTSVFNPDPTAQSYVEGGWDEGSDIKFLGKEKNGTISGMIGKIQESRPGEFISIKYSGEIMQGKENSYGPDELYFENYTFKEKDGGTELIIDINVKDEYKDMFNGMWPKALETLKQLAEK
- a CDS encoding sulfite exporter TauE/SafE family protein, with translation MTILTDFLSEYLFVYIWLIATTFINIVVQTSGSMIINPVTAFFTDPQRAIGIGAFIFFFSGIHRVYLFRKEAFTEKRNLDIVKALMPFSIIGAILGGTLISYMSAKLLAAVVVIASIYFIYKTLRHVSTDQTPIESVHRAKLSMVALFSGFLQGGGLPGADIRNNYLRTVVSEVSVRAIGSTLGLSVFFVTGIIILFHNHLNARDLILVVTVIPFLLLAQHYGKKILNKLPDKSAKVLSVSLSLIGIILLTYKYFL
- a CDS encoding helix-turn-helix transcriptional regulator yields the protein MAEKNGLTNVKLVASILRALNHKLRQSMMELMENKPGITVTEIYAKLHLEQSVASQHLAILRQAGIVKIERDKKMIRYSLNKERIKEIDLLLQKIVAGHKSITKA